Proteins co-encoded in one Christiangramia fulva genomic window:
- a CDS encoding PepSY-like domain-containing protein, producing MKINKFLPGILLFAVLFQSCSENDNTVAPDLNAVAFSADAHVRTSTLPQSILDYITVNYPELTIIKAEVEDNENYEITLSDDTELIFNAQGEFLGIDDDNEDDFGDEHIQASALPQNILDFIHTNYPNINIEKAEMENNGNYEIKLENDLELIFDGHGNFLGQGQDENNDDQGEDHEDLSPNDLPQVIKDYITDNYPDNTIIEAEMDEEAYEITLNNGVELKFDQEGNFVSSEDGNGESEDEHESEND from the coding sequence ATGAAAATCAATAAATTTTTACCGGGAATTTTACTTTTCGCTGTGTTATTTCAATCGTGTTCAGAAAATGATAATACGGTTGCGCCAGATTTGAATGCGGTGGCTTTTTCAGCCGATGCACATGTAAGAACTTCAACTCTTCCCCAAAGTATTTTGGATTATATAACAGTTAACTATCCTGAACTCACAATTATTAAGGCTGAGGTTGAGGATAATGAAAATTATGAGATCACGCTGAGTGATGATACCGAACTTATATTTAATGCCCAGGGGGAATTTCTTGGTATCGATGATGATAATGAGGATGATTTTGGTGATGAACATATACAAGCTTCCGCTTTACCTCAAAATATCCTGGATTTCATTCATACTAATTATCCTAATATCAATATTGAAAAGGCCGAAATGGAGAATAATGGAAATTATGAAATCAAACTGGAAAATGACCTTGAACTAATTTTTGATGGGCATGGTAATTTCTTAGGCCAGGGCCAGGATGAAAATAATGACGACCAGGGAGAAGATCACGAAGATCTTAGTCCAAATGATCTGCCTCAGGTAATAAAGGATTATATAACCGATAATTATCCTGATAATACCATAATCGAAGCCGAGATGGATGAAGAAGCTTATGAAATTACCCTGAATAATGGTGTTGAATTAAAATTTGATCAGGAGGGGAATTTTGTTTCTTCGGAAGACGGAAATGGAGAAAGTGAAGACGAGCATGAAAGTGAAAACGATTAA